A genomic window from Dechloromonas sp. A34 includes:
- a CDS encoding class I SAM-dependent methyltransferase — translation MSIPGLDAWLGSAQGRYVLDWEQDKLDEAVADVFGFNALQIGLPQFDFLRANRIPLRQKAGEFGVVDVLCEMPALPFASHSTDLVVMPHVLEFSDDPHQILREVERILIPEGQVIIVGFNPLSLWGLKKSVDRTGNFPWNGSYLSLTRLKDWLKLLGFEVDRGTLGCYAPPFEQARWLHRSHFIESAGERWWDFFGGVYLLRAIKRTHGMHLITPEWRKKPVRAKALRPVVHKEKHGR, via the coding sequence ATGTCAATTCCCGGTCTCGATGCCTGGCTGGGCTCGGCTCAGGGCCGTTACGTGCTCGACTGGGAGCAGGACAAGCTTGATGAGGCGGTGGCCGACGTTTTCGGCTTCAATGCCCTGCAAATCGGTCTGCCCCAGTTCGATTTCCTGCGCGCCAACCGCATCCCTCTGCGCCAGAAGGCCGGCGAGTTCGGCGTCGTCGATGTCCTGTGCGAGATGCCGGCCCTCCCCTTTGCCTCGCACAGCACCGATCTCGTGGTCATGCCGCACGTGCTGGAGTTCAGCGACGACCCGCACCAGATCCTGCGCGAAGTTGAACGCATCCTGATCCCGGAAGGACAGGTCATCATCGTCGGTTTTAATCCGCTCTCGCTGTGGGGCCTCAAGAAAAGCGTCGATCGCACCGGCAATTTTCCGTGGAACGGCAGTTACCTCTCGCTGACGCGCCTCAAGGACTGGTTGAAGCTGCTCGGTTTCGAAGTCGACCGCGGCACCCTGGGCTGTTACGCCCCCCCTTTCGAGCAGGCGCGATGGCTGCACCGCTCGCATTTCATCGAGTCCGCTGGCGAACGCTGGTGGGATTTTTTCGGTGGTGTCTATCTGCTGCGGGCGATCAAGCGCACGCACGGCATGCATCTGATCACCCCCGAATGGAGAAAAAAGCCGGTGCGCGCCAAGGCGTTGCGCCCGGTTGTTCACAAGGAAAAACATGGCCGTTGA
- the rnhA gene encoding ribonuclease HI: MAVEETIEIYTDGACKGNPGPGGWGAILRVGKHEKELWGGEKETTNNRMELTAAIRAIEALKRPVAGRIYTDSQYVLKGINEWIHGWKRNGWKTADKKPVKNADLWQLLDAQVKQHKLEWIWVKGHAGHPENERADALANRGIEELR, from the coding sequence ATGGCCGTTGAGGAAACGATAGAGATCTATACCGATGGCGCCTGCAAGGGCAACCCAGGCCCCGGCGGCTGGGGCGCGATCCTGCGCGTCGGCAAGCACGAAAAGGAGTTGTGGGGCGGCGAGAAGGAAACCACCAACAACCGCATGGAACTGACGGCCGCGATCCGCGCCATCGAGGCCCTGAAGCGTCCGGTCGCCGGCCGCATCTACACCGACTCGCAATATGTCCTGAAGGGCATCAACGAGTGGATTCACGGCTGGAAGCGCAACGGCTGGAAGACGGCCGACAAGAAGCCGGTAAAGAACGCCGATCTCTGGCAACTGCTCGACGCCCAGGTCAAACAGCACAAGCTGGAATGGATCTGGGTCAAGGGCCACGCCGGCCACCCGGAAAACGAACGCGCCGATGCGCTGGCCAATCGCGGCATTGAAGAATTGAGGTAA
- the dnaQ gene encoding DNA polymerase III subunit epsilon produces the protein MRQVVLDTETTGLDPRSGHRIIEVACIEMVNRRLTGRHLHKYTNPEREIDEGAQAVHGISLEFLADKPKFADIADEFLEFINGAELIIHNAPFDLGFLNAELRRLDRVPVETICSGVTDTLKMAKELHPGKRNSLDALCERYEIDNSSRTLHGALLDTELLADVFLAMTRGQNSLMIEPDAAPRPQLGADGMVRQRKPLFVQRATAEELTDHERVLAAIDKESKGACVWLPKTEAAS, from the coding sequence ATGCGCCAAGTTGTTCTCGACACCGAAACCACCGGCCTCGACCCCCGTTCGGGTCACCGCATCATTGAAGTCGCCTGCATCGAGATGGTCAATCGCCGGCTGACCGGCCGCCATCTGCACAAATACACCAACCCCGAGCGCGAAATCGACGAAGGCGCCCAGGCGGTACACGGCATCTCGCTCGAGTTCCTGGCCGACAAGCCGAAATTCGCCGACATCGCCGACGAGTTCCTCGAATTCATCAATGGCGCCGAGCTGATCATCCACAACGCGCCCTTCGACCTCGGCTTCCTCAATGCCGAACTGCGGCGCCTCGACCGCGTGCCGGTCGAAACCATCTGCAGCGGCGTCACCGACACGCTGAAGATGGCCAAGGAACTGCACCCGGGCAAGCGCAACAGCCTGGATGCCCTGTGCGAACGCTACGAGATCGACAACTCCAGCCGCACCCTGCACGGCGCCCTGCTCGACACCGAACTGCTGGCCGACGTCTTCCTGGCCATGACCCGCGGCCAGAACTCGCTGATGATCGAACCGGATGCCGCACCGCGCCCGCAACTCGGGGCCGACGGCATGGTCCGCCAGCGCAAGCCGCTGTTCGTCCAACGCGCCACGGCCGAAGAACTGACCGACCACGAGCGCGTCCTGGCCGCTATCGACAAAGAGTCGAAAGGCGCCTGCGTCTGGCTGCCCAAGACCGAAGCGGCGAGCTGA